A genomic region of Microlunatus sagamiharensis contains the following coding sequences:
- the leuD gene encoding 3-isopropylmalate dehydratase small subunit, giving the protein MDAFTSHTGTALPLRRSNVDTDQIIPAVYLKRVTKTGFEDGLFAAWRKDPDFVLNQPQYAGATIIVPGPDFGTGSSREHAVWALQNYGFRVVIGARFGDIFRSNAGKAGLLVARIDQKVVEELWDFVEEHPQAPITVDLEARTITAPGFETDFEIDDYTRWRLLEGLDDIGLTLRQADAIDAYEARRPAFKPATLPARTASVS; this is encoded by the coding sequence ATGGACGCCTTCACCAGCCACACCGGCACCGCGCTGCCGCTGCGCCGCAGCAACGTCGACACCGACCAGATCATCCCGGCGGTCTACCTCAAGCGGGTGACCAAGACCGGCTTCGAGGACGGGCTCTTCGCCGCGTGGCGCAAGGACCCCGACTTCGTGCTCAACCAGCCGCAGTACGCCGGCGCGACGATCATCGTGCCCGGTCCGGACTTCGGCACCGGCTCCTCCCGCGAGCACGCGGTCTGGGCGCTTCAGAACTACGGCTTCCGCGTCGTGATCGGCGCGCGCTTCGGCGACATCTTCCGCAGCAACGCGGGCAAGGCCGGCCTGCTGGTCGCGCGGATCGACCAGAAGGTCGTCGAGGAGCTCTGGGACTTCGTCGAGGAGCACCCGCAGGCGCCGATCACCGTCGACCTCGAGGCGCGCACCATCACCGCGCCCGGCTTCGAGACCGACTTCGAGATCGACGACTACACGCGCTGGCGCCTGCTCGAGGGCCTCGACGACATCGGGCTGACCCTGCGCCAGGCCGACGCCATCGACGCGTACGAGGCCCGTCGTCCCGCCTTCAAGCCCGCGACGCTCCCGGCCCGGACGGCCTCGGTCTCCTGA
- a CDS encoding HU family DNA-binding protein produces MISSVWSARRSGAAAAGPCARPRVRAGGPVNKAQLIHELSTHFDGSKREASRALNAVVETITQTVATGEKVSVTGFGVFEKVDKPARTVRNPRTGERKEAPPTSVVRFRPGTDLKASVADDGEHVAS; encoded by the coding sequence ATGATCTCTAGCGTGTGGAGCGCACGACGCAGTGGGGCTGCGGCGGCGGGCCCCTGCGCCCGTCCTCGCGTGCGGGCTGGAGGGCCAGTGAACAAGGCGCAGTTGATCCATGAGCTGTCGACGCACTTCGACGGCAGCAAGCGCGAGGCGTCGCGGGCGTTGAACGCGGTGGTGGAGACCATCACGCAGACGGTGGCGACGGGCGAGAAGGTCTCGGTCACCGGCTTCGGGGTGTTCGAGAAGGTCGACAAGCCGGCGCGGACGGTGCGCAACCCGCGCACCGGCGAGCGCAAGGAGGCGCCGCCGACCTCGGTCGTGCGGTTCCGTCCGGGCACCGACCTCAAGGCCTCCGTCGCCGACGACGGCGAGCACGTGGCCTCCTAG
- the cofC gene encoding 2-phospho-L-lactate guanylyltransferase, whose amino-acid sequence MTTPPHAGPTAPGPTPGPDGDVGAVVALKAGEHVKSRLAPIPQPLRRRLAWTMALDTLAALVDAVATVCVVSDQPSLQDRLSRAGLGTVQVVPEGRPAGMNEALRLGADHLRRSDVPRVLAVVGDLPALRPTSVRTVVAGAAAYERAYVADATGVGTTMLLATAGVGLGPRFQGRSAAAHHHSGAVALTDERLGATVPHARRDVDTEVDLADAAGLGLGPATRALLDPRTGRLGAYAVVTTVDAPARGTVPEHAETPGHAVTTTGVRVLLPPGRVADGLRLPRPGQRLHCVLAGGEVLSAWL is encoded by the coding sequence ATGACGACGCCTCCGCACGCCGGCCCGACGGCCCCCGGCCCCACCCCCGGCCCCGACGGCGACGTGGGTGCCGTGGTCGCGCTCAAGGCGGGCGAGCACGTGAAGTCACGGCTCGCCCCGATCCCCCAGCCGCTGCGCCGACGGCTGGCCTGGACCATGGCGCTCGACACGCTCGCCGCCCTCGTCGACGCGGTCGCCACCGTCTGCGTGGTCAGCGACCAGCCGTCCCTGCAGGACCGTCTGTCCCGCGCCGGGCTCGGGACCGTGCAGGTCGTGCCCGAGGGCCGGCCGGCGGGCATGAACGAGGCCCTGCGCCTCGGGGCCGACCACCTCCGGCGCTCGGACGTGCCCCGCGTGCTCGCCGTCGTCGGCGACCTTCCCGCCCTGCGGCCCACGTCCGTCCGGACCGTCGTCGCCGGGGCCGCGGCGTACGAGCGCGCCTACGTCGCCGACGCCACGGGCGTCGGCACGACGATGCTGCTGGCCACGGCCGGGGTGGGTCTCGGCCCGCGCTTCCAGGGCCGCTCGGCCGCGGCGCACCACCACTCGGGGGCGGTCGCGCTCACCGACGAGCGGCTCGGCGCGACCGTCCCGCACGCCCGCCGCGACGTCGACACCGAGGTCGACCTCGCCGACGCCGCCGGCCTCGGCCTGGGTCCTGCCACCCGGGCGCTGCTCGACCCCCGGACCGGGCGGCTCGGCGCGTACGCCGTGGTCACGACCGTGGACGCGCCCGCGCGCGGGACCGTTCCCGAGCACGCCGAAACGCCCGGGCACGCCGTCACCACGACGGGGGTCCGGGTGCTGCTCCCGCCCGGCCGAGTCGCGGACGGCCTGCGCCTGCCGCGCCCGGGTCAGCGCCTGCACTGCGTCCTCGCCGGCGGCGAGGTCCTGTCCGCCTGGCTGTGA
- a CDS encoding lysophospholipid acyltransferase family protein — MTGRDADGGRTAVPRLDAVNHEPGDEMIRPLVKLLNVVLAPLSRRAWEGQEHLPPSGGVIVVANHISNADPLALGQFLAYSGRWPRFLAKSSLFAVPGLGRLLRRVGQIPVERGSSRSVDALVAAQEALAEGRAVVVYPEGTITRDPDLWPMRGHTGAARLALATSCPVVPVAQWGAEEFLRGRKVGVPRVWAHPTLRMRVGAPVPLDDLRGRPVDAVLLAEATERIMAALTSLLEDLRGERAPAVRFDPRAVRTPEPRR, encoded by the coding sequence GTGACAGGCAGGGACGCGGACGGCGGGCGTACGGCGGTGCCGCGGCTGGACGCGGTCAACCACGAGCCGGGCGACGAGATGATCCGTCCGCTGGTCAAGCTGTTGAATGTCGTGCTCGCTCCGCTGAGCCGCCGGGCCTGGGAGGGCCAGGAGCACCTGCCGCCGAGCGGCGGCGTGATCGTCGTGGCCAACCACATCTCCAACGCCGACCCGCTGGCGCTCGGGCAGTTCCTCGCGTACTCCGGTCGTTGGCCGCGGTTCCTGGCCAAGAGCTCGCTGTTCGCGGTGCCCGGCCTCGGTCGCCTGCTGCGCCGGGTCGGCCAGATCCCGGTCGAGCGGGGGAGCAGCCGTTCCGTGGACGCGCTCGTCGCCGCCCAGGAGGCGCTCGCGGAGGGGCGGGCCGTCGTCGTCTACCCGGAGGGCACGATCACCCGGGACCCCGACCTGTGGCCGATGCGCGGCCACACCGGGGCCGCGCGGCTCGCGCTGGCGACGTCCTGCCCGGTGGTGCCCGTCGCGCAGTGGGGGGCGGAGGAGTTCCTGCGTGGACGGAAGGTCGGGGTGCCGCGCGTCTGGGCGCACCCGACGCTGCGGATGCGCGTCGGGGCGCCCGTGCCGCTCGACGACCTGCGCGGGCGGCCGGTCGACGCCGTCCTCCTCGCCGAGGCGACCGAGCGGATCATGGCCGCGCTGACGTCTCTCCTGGAGGACCTCCGCGGGGAGCGGGCCCCGGCGGTCCGCTTCGACCCGCGCGCCGTGCGGACCCCGGAGCCGCGCCGGTGA
- a CDS encoding NAD(P)H-dependent glycerol-3-phosphate dehydrogenase, producing the protein MKVAVMGAGSWGTTFGLVVADTGHEVTLWARRPELVAAVNATRRNPDYLPDVELPANLRAVGDPAEAMDGAYAVVLAVPSQLLRGTLEGWEVPRDAHVVSLAKGIELGTGRRMSEVVAEAGGVEPERLAVVTGPNLAREIAARQPSASVAASVAEETALDVQRICHTPSFRVYTNADVVGCELAGATKNVIALGVGMAVGLGFGANATASLITRGLAETSRLGVALGADPYTFAGLAGLGDLVATCQSPLSRNRTFGEELGRGRSVAEISHATRQVAEGVLSCASVQQLAHDHDVEMPIVDHVAAVVAGELTPADAVRALMSRAPGRERA; encoded by the coding sequence GTGAAGGTCGCGGTCATGGGCGCCGGCTCGTGGGGCACGACCTTCGGCCTGGTCGTCGCCGACACCGGTCACGAGGTCACGCTGTGGGCCCGCCGGCCCGAGCTCGTCGCCGCAGTCAACGCCACGCGGCGCAACCCCGACTACCTCCCCGACGTCGAGCTCCCGGCCAACCTGCGGGCGGTCGGCGACCCGGCGGAGGCGATGGACGGCGCGTACGCGGTCGTGCTGGCGGTGCCGTCGCAGCTGCTGCGCGGGACGCTCGAGGGGTGGGAGGTGCCGCGCGACGCCCACGTCGTCAGCCTGGCCAAGGGCATCGAGCTGGGCACGGGCCGCCGGATGAGCGAGGTGGTCGCCGAGGCCGGCGGCGTGGAGCCCGAGCGGCTGGCCGTGGTCACCGGACCCAACCTCGCGCGCGAGATCGCCGCGCGCCAGCCGTCGGCGAGCGTCGCGGCCAGCGTGGCCGAGGAGACCGCGCTGGACGTGCAGCGGATCTGCCACACGCCGTCCTTCCGCGTCTACACCAACGCCGACGTCGTCGGCTGCGAGCTGGCCGGGGCGACGAAGAACGTCATCGCGCTCGGGGTCGGCATGGCCGTGGGGCTGGGGTTCGGGGCCAACGCGACCGCCTCGCTCATCACCCGCGGCCTCGCCGAGACCAGCCGGCTCGGCGTGGCGCTCGGGGCCGACCCGTACACGTTCGCCGGGCTGGCCGGCCTCGGCGACCTCGTCGCCACCTGCCAGTCCCCGCTGTCGCGCAACCGGACGTTCGGCGAGGAGCTGGGCCGCGGCCGCAGCGTCGCCGAGATCAGCCACGCCACCCGCCAGGTCGCCGAGGGCGTCCTGTCCTGCGCCTCGGTCCAGCAGCTCGCCCACGACCACGACGTCGAGATGCCGATCGTCGACCACGTCGCCGCCGTCGTCGCGGGCGAGCTCACGCCGGCCGACGCCGTCCGCGCGCTGATGAGCCGAGCGCCGGGTCGGGAACGGGCGTAG
- a CDS encoding trans-sulfuration enzyme family protein, translating into MDHDLDLHRDTLAVSLGRPTRTPGAPLNVSPVLASTYVGAHDTTTALGYGRDGNETWSALEEVLGTLEGGRCVTFASGMAAASAVLDLLAPGDTVVLPTSCYLGVSALVRSRAEKFGWVLREVDVADTEAVLAAADGADLVWLESPTNPLMEVADLPGIGAALRGRVRTVVDNTFASALLQRPLEHGFDVVLESGTKFVGGHSDLLLGALSVRTDGDGADELFAALAAVRHDSGAVPGPMETWLALRGIRTMPLRVRAAVANAGVLAERLAAHPAVRRVRYPGLPSDEGHARAAATMDGFGSLLSVELADGPTAERFVDGCTLWTHATSLGSVESTFERRRRWSGELDVVPEGLVRMSVGVEHADDLWADLERSLDAL; encoded by the coding sequence GTGGACCACGACCTCGACCTGCACCGCGACACCCTCGCGGTGAGCCTCGGCCGCCCGACGCGTACGCCCGGCGCACCCCTGAACGTCTCCCCCGTCCTCGCCTCGACCTACGTCGGCGCGCACGACACGACGACCGCGCTCGGCTACGGCCGCGACGGCAACGAGACCTGGTCGGCGCTGGAGGAGGTCCTGGGGACGCTCGAGGGCGGGCGGTGCGTGACCTTCGCGAGCGGGATGGCGGCGGCGAGCGCCGTGCTGGACCTCCTCGCCCCCGGGGACACCGTGGTGCTGCCGACCAGCTGCTACCTCGGGGTCTCCGCGCTCGTGCGGTCCCGTGCGGAGAAGTTCGGGTGGGTGCTGCGCGAGGTCGACGTCGCCGACACCGAGGCCGTGCTGGCCGCCGCGGACGGCGCCGACCTGGTGTGGCTGGAGTCGCCCACCAACCCGCTCATGGAGGTCGCCGACCTCCCCGGGATCGGCGCGGCGCTGCGGGGCCGCGTCCGGACCGTCGTCGACAACACCTTCGCCTCCGCGCTGCTGCAGCGCCCGCTCGAGCACGGCTTCGACGTCGTCCTCGAGTCGGGCACGAAGTTCGTCGGCGGGCACTCCGACCTCCTGCTGGGCGCGCTGAGCGTGCGCACCGACGGCGACGGCGCGGACGAACTCTTCGCCGCGCTCGCCGCCGTCCGGCACGACAGCGGCGCGGTCCCCGGGCCGATGGAGACCTGGCTCGCCCTGCGCGGGATCCGGACGATGCCGCTGCGCGTCCGCGCCGCCGTCGCCAACGCGGGCGTCCTCGCCGAGCGCCTGGCCGCGCACCCGGCCGTGCGACGGGTCCGCTACCCCGGCCTGCCGTCCGACGAGGGCCACGCGCGGGCGGCCGCGACGATGGACGGCTTCGGTTCGCTGCTGTCGGTCGAGCTGGCCGACGGGCCGACGGCGGAGCGGTTCGTCGACGGCTGCACCCTCTGGACCCACGCGACCAGCCTGGGCAGCGTCGAGTCCACCTTCGAGCGCCGCCGCCGCTGGTCGGGCGAGCTCGACGTCGTCCCCGAGGGCCTGGTCCGGATGTCCGTCGGGGTCGAGCACGCCGACGACCTCTGGGCCGACCTGGAGCGTTCGCTCGACGCACTCTGA
- a CDS encoding D-alanine--D-alanine ligase family protein, with product MTTAPAGPTVPDEGRGAVRRVRVALVFGGVSSEHGVSCLTAAGVFSALDPERYEVVGVGITRTGRWVLVDDETLRGLAVVDGRLPELSEHAPDAMLLTHGPGSRLAVRDEVSYGGVDKHSALSWLGPVDVALSLLHGPFGEDGTIQGLFEMMGTRYVGAGVLASAVGMDKHFMKLVLSASGLPVGPFTTITPADWARDRSACLEAVSALRFPVFVKPARGGSSLGISKVDADTGGALVAAIEEAQRFDPKVVVEEGFVGARELECGVLSDVDGGIPQASAVAEIRVHSESGFYDFEAKYLPEEQVDLDVPALVDPTVADQVRDLAVRTFEAVGCEGLARVDVFLTREGRVVVNEINTMPGFTAHSMFPRMWAASGLDYPALVDRLIALALARPVGLR from the coding sequence GTGACCACAGCGCCGGCCGGGCCGACCGTGCCCGACGAGGGCAGGGGCGCCGTCCGACGCGTCCGCGTCGCCCTGGTGTTCGGGGGCGTCAGCAGCGAGCACGGCGTCTCGTGCCTGACCGCCGCCGGCGTCTTCTCGGCGCTGGACCCCGAGCGCTACGAGGTGGTCGGCGTCGGGATCACCCGCACCGGGCGCTGGGTGCTCGTCGACGACGAGACCCTGCGCGGCCTCGCGGTCGTGGACGGGCGCCTGCCCGAGCTCAGCGAGCACGCCCCCGACGCGATGCTGCTCACCCACGGTCCCGGCAGCCGGCTCGCGGTCCGCGACGAGGTGTCGTACGGCGGCGTCGACAAGCACTCGGCGCTCTCCTGGCTCGGCCCGGTCGACGTCGCGCTGAGCCTCCTGCACGGCCCCTTCGGCGAGGACGGGACGATCCAGGGCCTGTTCGAGATGATGGGCACCCGCTACGTCGGCGCGGGCGTGCTCGCCAGCGCGGTCGGCATGGACAAGCACTTCATGAAGCTCGTCCTGTCCGCCTCCGGGCTGCCCGTCGGCCCCTTCACCACCATCACGCCGGCAGACTGGGCGCGCGACCGCAGCGCCTGCCTCGAGGCCGTGTCCGCGCTGCGCTTCCCGGTCTTCGTCAAGCCCGCCCGCGGCGGCTCGAGCCTCGGCATCTCCAAGGTCGACGCCGACACCGGCGGGGCCCTGGTGGCCGCCATCGAGGAGGCCCAGCGCTTCGACCCCAAGGTCGTCGTCGAGGAGGGGTTCGTCGGTGCGCGCGAGCTTGAGTGCGGCGTCCTCTCCGACGTCGACGGCGGCATCCCGCAGGCCAGCGCCGTGGCCGAGATCCGCGTGCACAGCGAGTCGGGCTTCTACGACTTCGAGGCCAAGTACCTCCCCGAGGAGCAGGTCGACCTCGACGTCCCTGCCCTCGTCGACCCGACCGTCGCCGACCAGGTCCGCGACCTCGCCGTGCGCACCTTCGAGGCCGTGGGCTGCGAGGGGCTCGCCCGCGTGGACGTCTTCCTCACCCGCGAGGGCCGCGTCGTGGTCAACGAGATCAACACGATGCCCGGCTTCACCGCGCACTCGATGTTCCCGCGCATGTGGGCCGCGAGCGGCCTCGACTACCCGGCCCTGGTCGACCGCCTGATCGCGCTCGCCCTGGCCCGCCCCGTCGGCCTCCGCTGA
- a CDS encoding DUF3515 domain-containing protein has translation MTLATLLAGCGKVAVEEPTPGPEVAQVCGAVMAALPEEVLDQGRRSVEPGLLSAAWGRPAIVLRCGVAAPPGLRDDSECLEVNDVGWYAEEAQGGMIFTTIGRPAFVEVSVPARFAPESGALADLSDVVSQHDPVVTPCQ, from the coding sequence GTGACGTTGGCCACGCTCCTCGCGGGCTGCGGGAAGGTGGCGGTCGAGGAGCCGACGCCGGGGCCCGAGGTGGCGCAGGTGTGCGGAGCGGTCATGGCGGCGCTGCCGGAGGAGGTGCTGGACCAGGGTCGACGCAGCGTCGAGCCGGGCCTGCTGTCGGCGGCCTGGGGCAGGCCGGCGATCGTGCTGCGCTGCGGCGTCGCGGCGCCGCCCGGGCTGAGGGACGACAGCGAGTGCCTCGAGGTGAACGACGTCGGCTGGTACGCCGAGGAGGCGCAGGGCGGGATGATCTTCACGACCATCGGACGGCCGGCCTTCGTGGAGGTGTCGGTGCCGGCGAGGTTCGCGCCCGAGTCCGGCGCCCTTGCCGACCTGAGCGACGTGGTCTCGCAGCACGACCCGGTTGTCACGCCCTGCCAGTAG
- a CDS encoding Lrp/AsnC family transcriptional regulator — protein sequence MVVQAYILVQTVVGRSTEVRTEISRISGVTLAEDVTGPYDVVVRAEAATMDELGALVLKRVQSVPGITRTVTCPVVHV from the coding sequence GTGGTCGTTCAGGCCTACATCCTGGTGCAGACCGTCGTCGGCAGGTCGACCGAGGTCCGGACCGAGATCAGCCGCATCTCCGGCGTCACCCTGGCCGAGGACGTCACAGGCCCGTACGACGTCGTCGTCCGCGCCGAGGCCGCCACGATGGACGAGCTCGGTGCGTTGGTCCTCAAGCGCGTCCAGAGCGTTCCCGGCATCACCAGGACGGTGACCTGCCCGGTCGTGCACGTCTGA
- a CDS encoding thiamine-phosphate kinase: MSPGGNGPTTLAELGEFALIAELVRDLPASDEVLLGPGDDGAVLAVGGSVVVSTDVLVEGVHFRRDWSGPGDVGRKAVAVNVADIEAMGARPQGVVVGFSAPGDTEVRWVLDLARGLRTECAEAGVNLLGGDTTRAKEVTLSVTALGTLDGRAPVRRSGARPGDVLAYAGRLGWAAAGLLVLGRGFRSPRAVVDVQRVPVVPYGQGAVAARAGASSMVDVSDGLLADLGHVARASGVSIDVSTDAFEIPETLETVGAATRVDPILLVLTGGEDHALAATFPPGSVPEGWTTIGAVTEAAEGGPGVLVDSSSFAGVPGFDHFRPGARR; the protein is encoded by the coding sequence GTGAGCCCGGGTGGCAACGGCCCGACCACGCTCGCGGAGCTGGGCGAGTTCGCCCTGATCGCGGAGCTGGTCCGCGACCTGCCCGCGTCCGACGAGGTGCTCCTCGGTCCCGGTGACGACGGCGCCGTCCTCGCGGTCGGCGGCTCGGTCGTCGTGTCGACCGACGTGCTCGTGGAGGGCGTCCACTTCCGCCGCGACTGGAGCGGGCCCGGCGACGTCGGGCGCAAGGCCGTCGCCGTGAACGTCGCCGACATCGAGGCCATGGGCGCGCGTCCGCAGGGCGTCGTGGTCGGCTTCTCCGCCCCCGGCGACACCGAGGTGCGCTGGGTGCTCGACCTGGCCCGCGGCCTGCGCACCGAGTGCGCGGAGGCCGGGGTGAACCTGCTCGGCGGCGATACCACGCGCGCCAAGGAGGTCACCCTGTCGGTGACCGCGCTCGGCACGCTCGACGGCCGCGCGCCCGTCCGTCGCAGCGGCGCGCGTCCCGGCGACGTCCTCGCGTACGCGGGTCGGCTCGGCTGGGCGGCGGCGGGCCTGCTGGTCCTGGGCCGCGGCTTCCGCTCGCCGCGGGCGGTCGTCGACGTGCAGCGCGTGCCGGTGGTCCCGTACGGCCAGGGTGCGGTCGCCGCGAGGGCCGGGGCGAGCTCGATGGTCGACGTCTCCGACGGACTGCTGGCCGACCTGGGCCACGTGGCGCGTGCGTCCGGCGTGAGCATCGACGTCTCGACCGACGCGTTCGAGATCCCCGAGACGCTGGAGACCGTCGGCGCGGCCACCCGGGTCGACCCGATCCTGCTCGTGCTGACCGGGGGGGAGGACCACGCGCTGGCCGCGACGTTCCCGCCCGGGAGCGTGCCGGAGGGCTGGACGACGATCGGCGCCGTGACCGAGGCGGCCGAGGGCGGGCCGGGGGTGCTCGTCGACTCGTCGTCGTTCGCGGGCGTGCCCGGCTTCGACCACTTCCGCCCCGGCGCGCGCCGGTGA
- the thiD gene encoding bifunctional hydroxymethylpyrimidine kinase/phosphomethylpyrimidine kinase, with protein MTLPTARVLTVAGSDSGGGAGIQADLKTMLAHGVHGTSVLTAVTAQNSVGVQGVWGLPGAAVEAQFRSVVDDIGVDAVKVGMLGSAATCALVADLLETLPPGVPVVLDPVAVSKHGDALIDDDALDVVRTRLFGLATVATPNLDEARTLAGRPAATDQAGLGHALLALGPAWVLVKGGHADGDPTDVLVGHDQPDRAFTAGRDDNAHTHGTGCTLASAIACRLALGGDVPGAVGAAKAYVTGAIAGGFALGAGIGPTDHLWALRDRLPGAGPAD; from the coding sequence ATGACGCTGCCCACGGCCCGCGTCCTCACGGTCGCCGGGTCGGACTCCGGCGGCGGGGCGGGGATCCAGGCCGACCTCAAGACGATGCTCGCCCACGGCGTGCACGGCACGAGCGTGCTGACCGCGGTCACCGCGCAGAACTCGGTCGGCGTGCAGGGCGTGTGGGGCCTGCCCGGGGCGGCCGTCGAGGCGCAGTTCCGCAGCGTCGTCGACGACATCGGCGTCGACGCGGTCAAGGTCGGGATGCTCGGGTCGGCCGCGACGTGCGCCCTGGTGGCCGACCTGCTCGAGACGCTGCCTCCCGGCGTGCCCGTCGTCCTGGACCCGGTCGCGGTGAGCAAGCACGGCGACGCGCTGATCGACGACGATGCGCTCGACGTGGTCCGGACGCGGCTCTTCGGGCTCGCGACCGTCGCGACCCCGAACCTCGACGAGGCCCGGACCCTCGCCGGGCGCCCCGCCGCGACCGACCAGGCCGGGCTCGGGCACGCGCTGCTCGCCCTCGGCCCGGCGTGGGTCCTGGTCAAGGGCGGCCACGCCGACGGCGACCCGACCGACGTCCTCGTCGGGCACGACCAGCCCGACCGCGCGTTCACCGCCGGACGCGACGACAACGCCCACACCCACGGGACCGGCTGCACGCTCGCCTCGGCGATCGCCTGCCGGCTCGCGCTGGGTGGCGACGTGCCGGGCGCGGTCGGGGCGGCCAAGGCGTACGTCACGGGGGCGATCGCCGGCGGGTTCGCGCTCGGCGCGGGCATCGGCCCGACCGACCACCTCTGGGCGCTGCGCGACCGGCTGCCGGGAGCCGGGCCCGCGGATTGA